The DNA segment aaaaaaaaaaaaaaaaaaaaaaaaattctagggtTTCTTCTTTCTTATTGTCCTCCTTCTTCACAAAGTTGTGGGTTTGAGTCCTAAAAACTATTTTCCTTCTTCAAAGTTCGAGTCCCAAAGCTATGGGTTTTACTCCCTAGTTATTCATCTTCCTCTTCTCTTTATTCAGGATTTGGGGTTCTAGGGTTGAAGTCCCTactctcttcttttcctttatcGGAGCCTAGGGTTTGAGTCTTAGCTATTTTTCTCCTATATTCTCATTCTTCTTCATTTTAGCCTAGGGTTTGAGTCCCAAAACTATTTTTCTCCCAAATTCTCATTCTTGATAATGGATCCGTAACTTCAGCAAAAATCTCATCAAGGGGGAGTGTTGAATAGATGAGATTTTACCTTTATTTATGGGATATGCTCATGAGAAAATCATGCGATTGATTAGTTTAATTAGTGCTTGTATTAAGGAGTGATTTAAGAAATTCCATATATCTTGTATCTTCCATTATAAATATGGACTCTTATGTATTATGCTAAGTACAAGTAAATGAAAATGTAATCATTTGAGATTCATTCCAATtctctcctttttcttctttctttttaaaaACTCAACAAATTGAAAAGAATGTTGCTTTCTCTGATTTATTGTGTTAAATAATGGAATGTTGCTTTCTCTAATTTATTATGTTAAGTAATGGagttgaaaatttaaatttactgAGCCCTTTCTTGCCAACTCATGTCTTTTAGAGAGTCCACTCTTGGAGGGGCCAAGAAATGATTTTTGGAGGGGGGCTATTCtaatatcaaataaatattaCTCTGTGCAATTTTTCAGCTTTGGAGGGGACAGTGGCCCTCCAGCCAATAATGTAGGACTGCCCCTGGTCCCTGATATCCTTTTTACTGAATATCAGTTCGGTGATAACAGAAAATATGACTCGTCTAGctcgttcatttggtcatttcttttTTACTTGGAATATTTTGAGAAAGTCTGCTTTTTAGCTTGAGATAAAAGCTTCAGGCATCGATGCCCAATAGTGACCCATAAACCTTGATCTGTCTTCTGTCATGAGACACTGAGGTGCTGTTTAGTTACCAGGAATGAAAGATCAGGAATAGGaaactttcatttcttttccTTGTTTTTGATTACTCAAAAAAGAATAGAATCAATACCTCACAAATAGATAAGCCTTAATTTCTTCCTACTTGATTGTCAAGTATTAGGAATCGGGAATGTGAATGAGATTTCTATTCCCTTTCCCCTTTTTTATGACTGCTAACCAAATGGCGTCCATTCCAATTGCTTTGGACAAATTTTAATCCAATTCCTTGTACCGAATTTCATACTAGTCCTCCATGTCACTTCCATAGATCAGTAGTAAAATGTGGATTCTAGGCTTGGGCCAATGCTTGAATGCCATTGTGAAGATATGACTGTTCTGCTGTAAATAATTTAACTGTTTAATATTATTGTGGTCTTCAGGAGAATAATGGTGGATACATGGTCGCATTTGCTGGTAGAAAATATGCTGCAAGGTCTCTTCCTGCTTTTGTTGCAAACGGCACATACACCGTGACAAGCTTCACCCTGGTAAGAGAAGATCCTGAATACATTGCGCTTTCAGTTTTTCATTCATAAGATGTATGGGAACCCATTACACTTTCTTAACATGTCTttttcatcatcatcattattatttttaaatgcaGGTGCTTGAGTTTAAGAAGGGCAGGCTGCAAAACCTTTACTGGAAGAGGGATGGATGTGCTAGATGTACAGGAAACAATAATTTTGTTTGTCTTAACAATCAGGACTGTGCAATTACTACAACAAACTGCAAAAACCATGGAGGTTCAGTAGATTGCAGCCTTGGTATCCAATTGGCATTCTCTGGCACCGATAAGCACCTCGCAGTTCTCAACTCATGGTATGAAGTGGAAAACCTGAGGCAGTACTCACTTTTTGGCCTTTACTCAAATCTTAGGGATTCTCTCACTAGCCAGTACAATAAGATATTTTAGTTTTGCTTCAGCTCGTTTGTAGAAGTTTTGTTCCTGATATGTTGTAATTTTTCCCTCACTGATTTGAAAGTTGCTTAGGCCTCTACTCTTTTCTGATGGATTCTTCATCCCCTTGCAGTTGTTTGTAAATTTAGGAATACGGTTGATTATTTGTGATTATATATTAAAAGAGATTGCTGTtgttgaaatatttcttcatgatgttGACCTTATCGAACCTTTTAAAGTTTGAAGATGGTTGACATGCTGTCCTATTTTTGTTGTTGCGCTTTTCCTAACCGGCTTTAAGCTTGAATGTGTAGATTTGCGTGGTTGTCTGTGAATACCATTGAGCATGTTTTCAACAAGTGGGCTTCTTCTCTCTCTAACATTTTTGAGAGAAATTTATCTGTTTCCGTATTTCTTCTTTGTCTGGGAGCCTTGTTTCTTTGTTGCTGCCATTCAAGCTGCCTCACCTGTCCCACCTAGACGAGGAAGGCTCCATCCTTCCTTGCCCCGTTGTGGGTTAATTCTCTCCATGACTGGGTGGGATGTACATAAGGTTTTGATTAGGTATTTTACAGATTTGAGCTTTTGGTGAGAGTTTATTTTATGGTTGAATGGTGAGCTTTTGGCCATGGCGCGGTGGCCGCTAGTCGGGGCCATGGCCACCCTAACCCtcctaaaatatttttcatgtatatatatatatatatatatatatatatatatattcttaaaaagtttattttattttaattataggtCACTccaaataatttttattgttttattataATATTGAACATGTGgtatttgtttttttattttttatcatataatcaataaatttttataatattagcatccttaattttttttttagtttaatcaataaattttttgaatatataacattaattccttcaaaatatagaattaatgattataattgattattttttaaattaattttatatataacatTAATCAATTGTCGGagttcaaaattttatttagtcaaatcatttatttaattcgtcaattttaagtatatttataatttttaatcacaattaaaatttgaaataattataaataaaaaattaatttcaaaaaatataaaatttaataatcaaaACATTAAAATGGTAATTGcaaattaagaatatatatatatatatatatatatatatatatatatatatatatatatatattttgagtaCATTAAAATGGTAATTGcaaattaagaatatatatatatatatatatatatatatatatatatatatatattttgagtgCATTAATTGACAAGAATACTCTATTAGCCTCGTTAGGAAAAATTTTTTGGCTCTGCGTTGCTCTTGATGTTCTGATTGGAGCTTAGCTATTTCTATTTGGATCCTAGGGCGTTGTTGTGCCGGCGGCCTTTTGGTTTTGGCATTCGGCCATGCATGGTCCTTGTTGTGTGCTGCAGTTTCCTCTGCTCTCCATTCCCAACAAGTCTTGGTGGTTCTTAGCTTCCATGGTCTCGCACTCGATATTCTAATTGGAGCTCGGCTGTTGCTATTGGATCCTAGGGTGTTGTTGTGCTAGGGACCTTAAGGTTTAGGCGCTCAGCCAT comes from the Hevea brasiliensis isolate MT/VB/25A 57/8 chromosome 5, ASM3005281v1, whole genome shotgun sequence genome and includes:
- the LOC110642395 gene encoding uncharacterized protein LOC110642395 translates to MVATTTIPMSLLFTVLAVVSLLLPVESGDTNHIYWPCGDTTVQRSDGFTFAIAFASRTAFFYNNNSSLQLSPCDSRLALSSQGSQISVFRPKVDEISLLTINSSSFFPENNGGYMVAFAGRKYAARSLPAFVANGTYTVTSFTLVLEFKKGRLQNLYWKRDGCARCTGNNNFVCLNNQDCAITTTNCKNHGGSVDCSLGIQLAFSGTDKHLAVLNSWYEVENLRQYSLFGLYSNLRDSLTSQYNKIF